Part of the Capsicum annuum cultivar UCD-10X-F1 chromosome 12, UCD10Xv1.1, whole genome shotgun sequence genome is shown below.
CCTACAGCATTAATATAAGAGGAAAGAACGGAAAcgacatttcaaattaaagtatTTCCACGAAAATGACtatagaatttaaatttcactttctaatCATTTAATTTGCTGGTctgttctataccgtttctatacaccttctatacagtttttatacatataaataatccatacgaaaattatacagttttgatacacagtttatataataattgtatatatttttttacatattttatacaataattatataatttttatacacttttcatatattttttatttatataaatatttatacatatattttatatagatatatattctatataataattatatcatttttatataattatatttaattattatttctaaataataaaaaaaatagaatattttttcaattaaaaaatttatagcaaaaaaaaattaaaatatctttaaaaagatCGAATGAGTCAAGTTGAAaatgtatcaatattatatatgAATTGTATTAGTATTCTATATGAATTGTATCTAAATTATGTGGatcaaaatgatccaaattaaaaaataattataaagtaaaaaaataatatactcaACTATCACTTTTTGAAAAGATATCAAACTTgaactatttattttaatataaagtaTTCTTTATCTTTAATATAAATCAATTCAATAGCAAATtttctatcggaaacaacctttctatttctttaaaagtagagatatgAATTACATACATCTTATTACTTTCAGACCTCACTAGACCTCAATATGTGATAATACActaatttattattgttgttgttgaatagcAGACTTAGGATGCTAAACTTGCGGTCGTAGCTTTGCTTTTATTGGTCATGGGTGCACAGTGCACACCTCCCAATACTTTTTCTTTGTAGTTAATCATTTTCTCCTTATCCCATTGCCTCTACATAAGGAAACATAAGTACTACTTTCACGTGCTGGCCGTCATTTTGAATTTACGAGTTCGATAAAATTTTacgtaataattttttaaaaaattattccttttattttataataagttaattgttaaattttgatatatattaaaaaatataaaaatataaatttattatatttttctatttttatcctttttaaatttcaaaatcttaataataatatatcacCCAATACATATTTAATGgagaataaatttataaaaatatttcaatatctATCTTAAATCGTGAatcattcacttattttgaataCTAAAAAATACTCTAACAATTTACTTATTATGAAACGGAAAGAGTATAACAGTGATGGAGCCAGAATTTTTGTTAAGGAGCTTAGAAATAAACGTACAAACTAATTAAAGAAGGTTCAATATCTATcgtatatacataaaaaataattttaattatatataaataatataattttcatcaaaaaaagaATTCAGATAAACCCATTGGCCAAGCGTAGATCCGCCTGAGTATGATTCTATGCATCAAAGTTTACTATGCAAGAGGTTACGTTTCGATGCATCAAAATTTACTATGCGAGAGATTCAAAAGGGTGAGATAAGTGAGAGTTTCTCGTATGTAATTTCACTTTATATTTTAATGTAggattattttaataatttaaatttataatctctTTGTCACATtataaattaatgatttttagttttttatataaacatattataaatatatgcCTTAAATTACTTGTGtacttattaaaataaaaaaacattattaaatttttttattttatttctgtaATTAATATTCTTTAAAGTCTAACCAAATTTACAAGTTTCAAATCTATGAATATGCCCTATATTATTTCACTAATatgacatatttttcatatgtaatcttcatattcatcaatataaataaataataaactaataagattaattatttatttataattttttatatataaaatgaaaagtGATCGACTAAAATAAAATGATGCacatatttttaaaacttgtactcttcaaagaaataagaaaatatctaaagaatgaataaaaactTGGAATTAAATAATGAGTTGGGAGGGAGAAGGGAAGTTGGGAGAGGAGAAATTGCAGAAGAGCAGCGTCATCATATTCTTTTCATGAATTTGTAAGTTCCTTTAACaggtttttattttcttcctctctttctttttttattttcctaatagttTTTGAGTTTGGATTTTGTTGTTCTAAGATTACTGAATCTAGATGCATGCTTACAGTAAACCGAATATGCTTATGTCAATTTCGCTATTCTTATTTTATAGAGTTAACggtaaaaaaacacataaaaaaaaatatatctaaactACCATAGTTTTTTTCTGCTATATGAAATACcatcaattttttaaaactacACTTCAACTATAAGTTATTACACTTTTTCTATTTAAAATATCACTATCCCTCATATAGTAAAAGAAAATACAGTAACTAATAGTTGAAGTGTATTTTAACatataaattaataattcaaataaaaaaactcaCGAATCAATTAAATAATTCtgatattaaactcaaaaaaaaaaaaaaaaaaaactaatagttaaaatatattttgatatttaaacCAATAGTTCCAAGTGAAAAACTCACACATTAgatagtatgaaactcaaaaatggTGATATTTTTTGACCCATGGCTCTTTTACATATTTAGTCCAACAACCGACTTTCCTTTTTAAGTCTCTTATGTCAATTTGTGTGTTTTGCCCACTGCTTCCAGTTCATAGCTCTGAGAATTCCGAAGAATGAATTGTAATTCGTAGCACAAGCATTTAGAACTATGTGAAATAGCTATATCATACTCATATACAGTGTAAAGTATTTCTCAAGAGTGATGGCACTTTCAATACTTGATTGCCCTATCGTTTCTGTCAAGTACAGAAACAAATCAATCATCATccgagagaaatgaaaataagaacgAAAACACAATTACAACATCATACTAATTAATTATACATGGTCACAGGGACAGCTGATCTTGTCCCCTTGTTATTTTAAAGTTATATCTAGTACTCAGAGTTGAGTCTGAATTTGGTACCGCTCTTGCGGCCATGAACAACTAGTTTCTACTGAAACCACTCAGTATTATTGCTAATCATGACTGAAGTCCCTGCTTATTTCATGTAGAAACTGACACTAAATACAGGAACCGCATGTCCTTTGCAGGTTATTCACCTGGAGCCACAGCAAGGGTAATTGACAAATACGCTGATAATAGTATCACTAGAGAAAATTCAGGGTCACCCTTTGTGGTGGAAGGTCCGACATCCCATTCACTTTTCTGTTTTTCTTCATCCGAGCTCTCTGTGTACGCAGCGTATTAATTAGTTAGTTAGAGAAACATGAAGAAAGAGGTCTAATTTAAGATAGCAGATTTTGAGAGGTAAGATTTACTAGATTGTTCTTCAGAAGTTTCTTTTCCTCTTGCAGCAGTTTTTCCTGCAATAATCAAGGGGCATCGATGATTTACCGAGTCTAATGGAAAATTTCACATGATATTAATTCATCCTAAAACAATTAAAGATATCTGATGAGGACAAGTGGATGTTTTGCGCCCTTTATACACCTTTTGCCCATTTAGCTAAGTGGAAGAGGAAGAGTTCAATGCCAGAATTATACGGTTTTAGTAAAATTCTAGCACCTTAATGGCTACTAACGGATGTTTGAATAAAGCTAAACCTATAAATCAAATGCACCTTGATCTGAGAGACTACGTCAGGGAATCAAAGCCCTGTTGGTAGAGACAGAGAGCCAAAACCCATGACTCGAGGAAAAACTAGTTTTCAGGATATCCTGTTGGAAATGAAAACGCACCTGCTCATGAAGACCCTTAACCGATTCAAGCATCAAATATGTCTGCACAAATAAAAACTATTTAGTGTTGCTTCATTTGGAGATACTAACTCAAAAGTAACCAGATTATAATACTGAAGTCAAAAATTGTTTTAAAAACAAATGCAAATGCTTATAAAAAGATGCAGTAAAAGTAAAAGGTAAGATGGAGAAATTCTAGCGGAGCCAGCATCTTAATTGAGGGGCTCAAAATCGAAAAATGTGAACGAAATAATTAGTCGAAGGGGATTCAGTGTTAactatatatacatgaaaaataatctTAAGCTTGTATACATAGTTTAATTTTCCGCCGAAGGATACTATGAGCTGGATCTGCCACTGCTAATAATTATGGTTTCGCACCATTTAATTTGGTTGAGTATATAGAATCACGAAACAAAGCATTAGAACGTATAGAGTTACGAGAGTGGTGAATGAATACAACATTGAGGAGTTTACCCCATGGAGGAGCTCACTTGCAATAACCAAGGATGCCCAAAGTGGAATTTTGGAATTTTGTTTTGTACTTGTCTCTATAGCTAAAAGGGGTATCCAAGTCAACCCAGTATGTCCTATGTGTAACAGTCCAACGCTCTAGCTCCAAACTCGCAcagctttaaaatgcatcactagagTATAAAATCTGCTTacttatattctatattttacCAATATGGGACTCCTATCCTAAGCTAGAGTGTCACAACTAATTATACAGGATGCCCATTGTAGAGGTGCTCTATACCATAGACCAGCCAGACTTATATAGCAGTTCAACTTTTATCCATAGTTTGTTACGCTAGTCATTTTTGTATAGAGGCTATTGaagataaataaagaaaacattATTGAGGTACTCTAGCAGAGGGTTGTTTGTTaagtttttcttcttcattttcttatcaaatttaaattttactttttcttgaaagaaaaattaaactaataccataattactttctttctctaaaaaataaatataaaactctttcatatttgactaacctcAATCTTGGGGGAAAAGTTTTGAACCTCTATATATAGAAAACACCCCTTCTCATGCCATAATACAATAACATCCATAATATAGTTCTTAAATAATCTTGTTTAGGGaagatttctcccaataaattttatgtttttctaatattaatttttaatatgtaggtcatttGATCAAACTATTTTCAACAATCCTATTGTTAtagctttaaaaataaaacttactTTTAACCCTGCAAAGGACTctaatatttttaacccgaaagaGCTCATATTCTTTTAACATAAAAGGCTCCATTTTTTAGCATGACACGCAGCAGAGGTATATGAATGTTATATGAAGTGAAGATTATGCATATGAACAATGCAAATCATGTTTTTTCAAGAAAATCCagccaaaaaagtaaaatttgttaggatttttgtcttgattttcttaccgaatttaaattttttttattgtaagaaaaataaaagcaatgccgtaattacttttacttttttctaaaataaaaatataaaactttttcatatttggctaatctcTTTCTTAGAAAAAAAGTTTTGAACCTCCATAAATAGAAAACAGATCTTCTTATACCATAACATAATAGTACCTACAATGTAGTCCTTAAAGAGTCCTATGTATGggagattttttttattaatttttagtatgtaggtcgtttgactagaccatatcaataatatatttttagactaATTTTCTTTGTCATTTGATTCATAGTCAACATGGTTTGCAATtattagcttccgcatgatgctctagcaattttgaacccaacattGTCATATCCGAAAACATATCGATGTTGTGACAACTTCTGGTGTTTGTAAAGCTAAAGGCACTAAGAGGAGAAGCTGAtactttttatgtatatttaaCACTAGAGTTCAGAATGATGCAATTCAAATAGGAAAGGTACAAAAGACGGTAGAAAGGCCTTTGTAGATTTGATTTGTATTAGAGCAGTTTGAAGTTCGATAGAAACACCTTTGTAGATCTGATTTGTATTAGAGCAGTTTGAAGTTTGTTCTTGTATaaggagatttctcccaataagttttcccaatattaatttttaatatgtaggtcgtttgatcaaatcatatcaataatatgatttttagaatagtttctttGTCATGAAATTTATCACTAACATAATTTGCAATtattagcttccgcatgacgcctatcaatttcgaacccaacaaatgTTATCAGAGTTAATGGTTCAACGATCCTCTAATGCAAAAATTCAATGGTCCAATTATTTAAATGAGATTAACTACAATGTTCAAAGCAGTTTCAAATCAAATTGCAACCAACTTGGTGATAATGAAAGTTTTTTATCCAGAAAAAAGAGTCTGAAATACTATATGTGGAGACAACTGTCAGTCATATTTTTAACAATCCTACTGttacatctttaaaaataaaggaCTCAcgaatatatcttttaaaaataaagtttatttttaatCCTGCAAAGGACTCTTACGCATATGAAAAAGGCGAATcatgtttttttaagaaaatccaacaaaaagagaaaaatttgttaggatttttgccttgattttcttaccaaatttaaattttattttttatcgtatgaaaataaaatgaaaaataaaagtaacaccgtaactacttttacttttcctaaaataaaaatataaaactctttcatatttggttaatctctttcttggagaaaaaatttTGAACCTTCATAAATAGAAAACAgatcttctcataccataacataatagtatccacaatgtagtccttaaaGAATCCTGTGtaggggagatttctcccaacaagttttatatttttttattaatttttagtatGCAGGTCGTTTGACTAGactatatcaataatatattttttagaataattttctTTGTCATTTGATTTATCACCAACGTCATTTGCAGTTATTAGCTTCCTCATGATGCTCTAgcaattttgaacccaacattGTCATGTCTGAAAACATATCGATGCCGTGACAACTTCTAGTGTTCGTAAAGCTAGAGGCACTAAGAGGAAAAACTGGTgctttttatgtatattttaacaCCAGAGTTCGGAATGATGCAATTCAAATAAGGCAAGTTACAGAAGATGCTAGAAAGACCTTTGTAGATCTGATTTGTATTAGAGCAGTTTGAAGTTCGATAGAAACACCTTTGTAGATCTGATTTGTATTAGAGCAGTTACAagttttatgttttgttattaatttttagtaTGTAGATCGTTTGATCataccatatcaataatatatttttttaaaataattttctttgtcGTTTGATTTATCACCAACATGATTTGCAATTATTAGCTTCCGCATAACGCTTAGCAATTTTGAACCCAATATTGTCATGTCTGAAAACATATCAATGTTGTGACAACTTCTAGTGTTCGTAAAGCTAGAGGCACTAAAAGGAGAAGCTGAtactttttatgtatatttttacaCCAGAGTTCAGAATGATGCAATTCAAATAAGGCAAGGTACAGAAGACGCTAGAAAGACCTTTGTAGATTTGATTTGTATTAGAGCAATTTGAAGTTCGTTGTACTTGGCCAAGGATATTCTCCCAATAAGTTTTATGTTTTctcaatattaatttttaatatgtaggtcgtagTTTTCTTTGTCGTTTGATTTATCGCCGACATGATTTGCAATtattagcttccgcatgacgcctagcaatttcgaacccaacattgTCATGTCTGAAAACATATCGATGTTGTGACAGCTTCTAGTGTTCGTAAAGCTAGAGGCACTAAAAAGAGAAACTGATACTTTTTATGTATACTTTAACACCAGAGTTCAAAATGATGCAATTCCAACAGGGCAAGGTACAGAAGACTGTAAAAAGACCTTTGTAGATCTGATTTGTATTAGAGCAGTTTGAAGTTCGTTCTCCAAATGGACAAGGTCGGTCACAGCGAAACCATCAGCATTAGTTTCCTCGAATTGCCTGCCAAATTGAGACAACATTAGTGGTATTAGCACTTCAAGAAATAAAAGTGAACTTACGATCAGTACCTTTCTGTTGTTTGTAGCAGTTCTCCAATTTTCATGCTTGAGTATTTAGAGTGCTGCGCACACCTCAGAATGATTAGAAAACTTTCCGCACCAAAAGTTTAAGTAACATTATTCAAGATAACATTAACACCCAAATGATACTGTGGATACATTTGCAAAACAAATGAATCATGAATGAACAACTACTCAGAGAATATGCATGTCTAGATAACTCATTTTAGTCGAGCAACAAGAAGTTTTTTCGTTAGTAGAACAGCGACATGTTTTATGATAATGCACTATGATGGAGAGTATGCATGATTTATAGTTTGGACCTTCCAGTTCTAGAGGTGGCACACCAAAGCTAATGCGTATATTTAGCATCTTCCGACATATTAAAAGAGCAGGAAATTACATGTATTTCTACAATTCATCTGGTAACTCGGCTAGATATTTATCTCTGACCAGTTTGGATGTGCAACcctttttttgggatttttttgtgtgtggtggtggtggtggggggggggggggggttacaAGTTTTAGAGTTACTTGATATCCATCAGAGCGAAGTAACGAATAACCAAATTACTTACTTAACTATATGCAATATAGGGCCCTAATAACATACCTCTCCAGagatctctttttcttctttgatgtGGCTTTCATATCGTTGAAGGATCCCTGTCACACTGGAATATGTAATGTCAGATATGATTGCTTGTGGATAAGGAAAATGTTAGGAGCAACAGATCAATTGATGTAGGTTTAAACTAGAGTGCTTCAGAAAATTATGAACATATTTTATGGTGTTCAATCTCTCTTTCGGCATTAGAGGCAGTAAATCATCGAAAATACCCTCTGCATGGATACCAAAGGGGAAGTCCCTTTTAATTAAGAAGTACAAACTTCAAACAgtatgtggaaacctccttggtTTCAATATGGATTAAATTTCCAGACTCTGTGTTTTAAAGCTATACCCGTTATAATTAATAAAACAACACTCACAAAAACAAGACCTACTACAGCTAAAAAGACGTGGAGATTGATATCACCAAGCCACTTATCTACGAGGTCATGATTGACATCCAAATAAAGCTGGTGAAATGGAGAAAGTAGCTTAGGAAGTGGAATATGAAACAATACCCGAGTGTTGAGACCCAAAAAGGGAGAACAGCAATGGAAAGAATATTAGAAATATTGCACAGAATCAACAAGTGGCACAAAAGAAAATGATACTCGAACCTccccaaaataagatcaaaaaaGTTGAGACAAGAGTAAACGCTAAGGAACCAGCTGCCACAACAAACTCCAACAGTGGTCCCATTCAGGTGAAGGACCACTTCTAACTCAGAAGTGGTGGCTAAAGGAAGATCTGATGACAAAATCAGGGAACCCAAAGTTAACATCAACAAAGCCCAATCTAGATATCTAAAAAGATAGCGAGATCTTTTTTGTGAAAGCAGGACCCACTAATGATAGGAATGAGGGAGGGTGACAAGAGGTACATCTTCAGCTACTTTCAAAGCTCAAGAAGTGTTCCAAGCATGGGGTGATGAGTGAAGTTTTGATTCATTGTTTGCTTGTTTTTCTCAAATAACATGCTATATGTGATTCTTATGTGTATTTAAACCATCTGTTTTTGTGAGAGGCCAAGCATGAGCTAGGTCGGATAGATTTGGAAATATCTAGTTAGACCCCGTAGGTCGCATTGTGTTTTTACATTGTTTTACAATATGAGCATGTTGTGATAGTTTGATTAAATATTTAGTGTTTATTATCACTTGATTGAGTATGCCCTGACAAAGCCGGGTAAGAGGCTAGATAGTTGGTACGAGGATACCAGATAAGAGCTAGCTAAGTTGCTCTGACTCTTCAAATTTGGTGCCGCACTTGTATCAACACGACATGGGTGTGGGATGCGTACCCAATCTAGTCAACTGATTTTGGATACTTTGACCAAAACCAACGGAAAAAGTCCGGATAGATTTAATGATTtctataatcaaaacaaaagctaaggtgaaaaagaaaatgaaatatcttgtatatagaaatttgtatgtcttttccttttatttccttCAAGGATTATCATCTTGATCaataattttctcaattttttcacataatatctcataatttaggttttataactctattttttagatatttgaattacTTTAGCCGAATCTCCCAACCGGTATCCATATTGGGATCCCTATATCTGAATCTTAAAATTTAGACCATGAAGGATGCAACCTCTAGATTAGCACCCATATCGAACACCCACActcgagtccgagcaacttagggtAAGAGGAAATGGTTACTGCACTTACACTCCGAAGATGGGTAAGATATGAGGTTGATGCCTTGTGTGGGACAGACGATCCATGAACCTATGCTCAATAGCAGTCTATATCGGCGATTTCAGTTCAATTGCTTCACTTGTATATCATTATTATACTTGAATTGGTTTGTTTATTTGCCTTTATGTATTACCAACGATTTCTAAAGACTGGCCCCAGGAGTAAGCTTAGTGTGCAAAATATCAATGATCTTGCTGGATTTTTAGACTAACGTTTATTGTTGTTTAGGTGTGTGCAGGGGGAGCAAGTGGTGATCAAGTAGCTGATCAGTGACTCCAACGATGATCAGTCATTTCAATCGAGGTGACCCTCTATAACATCATGGAGGCCACTTCTTAGTAGACTTAGCATTTCATTATTATCTAGTAGTGTCTAGTATCTTACATTCCAGATATTAGTAGCATCATGACCTGTACACTTGGGGTTGTTGGGCAGACTTATGATTAACTTTGACTTCCGCACTTATTTCATCAGTATGTTAGCATGCTCACCATTTTATCCTTTCTTAAAATGCCCTCAAATAGggtatatatattaaaatttaaaatttatatatatatggtttaagAATTTATTCCTCTTTATTACTTAATCATCACATGCTTTATCTTAGAGTGTTTACCTTATGAGGAGTAGTTCATCGGGTGCCTTGTTACCGTTTATGTGCCAGAATTGGATCGTGACGAGAAGAAAGGAAGCCATTCAATAAGGTTAGCAAACGTCGACTCAAAAAGGAGAAATCATAgaacaaaattcaatatttaagCCATTGTTGATCATCCTCTTGGATTTGACCTCTCTATAACCCCTCATTTAGATACAAGATCTTATAGATTTTACAAGTGAAAGGTTTATGGGGCATTAAGTTGTTTGCCATGTGATGACCTCGGACCTCCACCTACACCTTCATACATGCATAGCCAAGCAAAAAGGCTACAAGTTATGCTACCTTTTATGAAGCAGAAAGTGTTCATTAATGATCCTTGGAAGACTCCATCTTATGCTACAAAATATTGAAATGGAAGATTGTGGAATGTAGCTGGGAGTTGATTTAGGAAGCCTTGGACTATTGTCATCAGTGGTAGATTTTGTGTTCCTTGTAGATTACCGAGAAAGCGAGACACATACGGTCACGAGAAACTAAGAGTTTGTAAGGCATCATGATCACAACATTATAGGTGCAAGTGGAGAGGACTCCCGATCGACTTTCAAGCATAAAAGCATCACAAGGACATAACACTGAGAATGAATGCATAGGACCTTCGAGCACCATATCACTATCGCGAGACATTAACCACTATATTAGCATCGAAACATCAAGCCTGAGTCATATAGGCAATCTACCAAAGGCCACATACATCGCCAACTCCCTAAATTTGGCACGAACTTTCATTTTGGCACCTTAACTAGccagtgttcattttaaatacCTTACTTGCATCAACACCACACCAATCCGAAGACGAACGGAACTTAATGCGAATCCTAAGGGTTGAATTAGGAGGCAATTTTGAGCTGAAAAAGGCTCGAGTGAAGATCCACAGAATGAACAAAAGTCAAAAATCCAGACAAGTGAATGATTGGAACAGAATTGGTGTATGTGCACTAAGGGAGTGATTGGTAAGGATTTGTTGTTACTTATTTGTTTGCTTGTTTCATAGGTATAACTAGCGGTGGAGAACAAACCTCAACTTTTAGAGGTGAACCATCCCCAAGTGATGTTATGAGAGCTCTTATAAAATTGAAGGGAAAATTTGACGTGGACCAAAGGGTGAACAATTTGGAGGAAGAGAAGCTACTCCTTGATTTAGTACAAATGATCTTCAACAAAACCAAGGAGTTGGCACAAGCATAACCCCAACTATTTTTCCGACACAATTACCACCCGATCGACTACATCGAATGTTGCACCAAGGTCAAACCACCCATGTCAAAAGAAATGAATCCTTCCAAGGCTATCCAAGTAGTCTTTCACTAGCCACAATATCCATAGCCACAAACACACCAACAATAACCTTATGAACAACCATAATACCAACACCAGTACGGATGTAAAGACTcgaattttcatgaattatgtgaaatatgTATTTCTGTGTGATTTAATCATTTTAACTCTTCTCGTGGTTACCTTGTGATATTTATGGGGTGTGGGGACGATTGACACGATTTTCGATGCATTTCAGTGTGATTGATGTGCAATTGTGATTTTCtgtggctttgagagccttatagttGATTTCGGTTAATATTTATGGATCTGTGCATCGGATGGAAAAACAGACTGTGCCAGTAGTTCTGgaacgtcgattttagggtggtaacataatTGGCGTGGTTTTATGGCAACTTTTAACTTCGGTtcgaaaagttgtgaaattgagtttcggggatcaactttgtgaaaatgatgttttccTAAAAATCTGATATCGCTATTGAGTCCGGAgcgtcaaatttgatagggtagcatatttcGTTTGCGTTTATGAGATTCTGGATGAATTTTAAGGGGTCCGcagagacttgaaattttccaagtctcagTTAGTGCACCACTCAACTGTTCACTCGCTTACGCGAGTCAAATGTCGCGTACGCAACTCGATAGTGCAGCCCAAAATGTCGCATACGCGACACCCGCGTAAGCGGTGACAAGATTGCGATTGCGATACCTGCCATTAGGCCACGTATCGCGTATGCAATGCCTGGACCCTAAATATACcttgattttgtcatttttacCATTTCTGAGACTTGGAGATTAGGGTGTCGtgattttgagcaatttcttccacTTTAaatcttgggtaagctccataacacctatttcaactacttttcttcaatttcatcatttaattctaGTTTTTAACGCggattaaaaattgaaaattggagATTTTAGTCCGGAAGGCCTAAAACATCTATTTCTTCGATTCAAGCACCATTTTTACTTGGTAgatttctaatcttataattatcacttttcttttgatttcatcttcaaaacaacttcaattcttgatttttaaaatgaatttcgaGGATTTTTGCTGA
Proteins encoded:
- the LOC107850951 gene encoding agamous-like MADS-box protein AGL70, which translates into the protein METCGNIGLGLKKKKKMGRRKLEIKKIQDKNCRQVTFCKRRKGLMKKANELSILCDVDVGVVIISNKGTGRLHEFSNTNSVTGILQRYESHIKEEKEISGEHSKYSSMKIGELLQTTERQFEETNADGFAVTDLVHLENELQTALIQIRSTKTYLMLESVKGLHEQEKLLQEEKKLLKNNLRARMKKNRKVNGMSDLPPQRVTLNFL